The following nucleotide sequence is from Paenibacillus odorifer.
GTGGGATGACTAGCATAGAGAAAGATCTGGTAAAGACAGAGTCTGCATTGGTTTCGCCAAGCTTAAAATGCAAATGGTTTTTATCCAAGATAACGGGTATAAGTTGCTCCAGTTCGTTTGTAGTTAGAGCATTACCTGGGATCCAATGTGATAAGGTTGTATAAATTAGCTCATCCCGTAGTTGGGCATCTAAAGAACCAATGTTATTTATCATTTCTTGTACCAACTGGATTGTATCGGGAGGTGCTTGGTAATCATTTTCTTTTATGCATATCAGCGTTTCTTTTAAATTCATTTTACATGCTCCTATTTTCCAGTGTGAATTATTTTCTAATACCGGATGGTGTAGTTCCTTTATATTGCTTAAACAGCTTGGTAAAATAATTAGGATTGTCGCAGCCCACTCGTCCAGCAATCTCCGTTACAGTAAAATCTGTCTCCAACAGCAGTCGTTCTGCTTCATTTACGCGGCAAAGATTAACATAATCGATGAAGGTTCGGCCGGTGAGCTTCTTAAAGGTTTTGCAGAAATGGTATGGATTTAGATTAACGGATCTCGCGGCGCTTTCAATAGTCATTTTCTCATCAAAGTGGTTCTCCATATACTCCAGCAGTGGCTTAAAACGCTCACGATTGAAGGAATGACGTTCATTTGTTCTGCCAGAAACCCGCTCAGGCAAAAAGGTACGGGAGAGCAATACAAAAAGCAGATGAAGTTGATTTTTGATGATTAGCTGAAATGCAGGACCTTTCTGATGCACTTCATCCACGATAGTGTCTAGAAGAGAGTAATAAGTAGAACAGGTTGGAACTAGTGCTGCTGGTTTAACTGGTAGCTGATATCGATTTTCCAAATAGGGAGCTACGAACTGCTCATGTTGAGGATCTTGCTTCCAATCTTTAAATAAAGAACTATGAAATACGACGGATATAAATCGGACATGATCATCCCGCAGACTATATCCAACGTGCAAACCTCCAGAAGGAACAAACAAAACCTCTCCGGGATGCAGTTCGTAGGGCTTGCTGTCAATGTGGAAAATGGCGCTGCCTGCTTGCATGATAATGATTTCGAAATGTTCATGCCAGTGTAGAAAAAGGATGTTCTGGCCGATTTTCGCATGTTTACATTCATTAAAAAACAATCGAAACGGATAGGTGTTTCCTTCTAATTGAGGGTATTCTTTAAGATCATTAGGATAGCTCAATATTTATTCAACTCCCACAATATACGACTATATAAACACAATATAATAAGAGTTTTAAGCTTAAATGCAGTATATACTCGGGTTATAGAACTTACTATAAACCAATATTGGAGTGGTACACAAGATGAAGGATACAATGCGTATAGGCACATTAGTTGGTGGCGGAGATGCTGTTAGAGTGATTCCGCAAATCGTAGGTCATGGCTTCGAATCTTTTAGCTTAACCTTCTGGCAGACTACAGGTGAAACAGATCTTGTGGAAACTGGTAAGCGTGTGCAAGAACTTGCGGCAAAACATGATTTTGTGATTTCATCGGTTGGCATCTTTGGCAATCCTTTGACGAATACTGGTGACAATTCCGATGCATTAGCGAGCTGGGAACGGCTTATTGATCATGCTCATGTATTTGGTACTGATATGGTATCAGGGTTCACGGGACGACTACCAGGAGTGTCCATTGATGAATCGATTCCGAAGTTTACCGAGGTATTTGGTGAGCTGACCAAAAGAGCAGCAGATCGCGGTGTACGAATTGCCTTCGAGAACTGTTCCATGGATGGCAATTGGACTTCAGGGGACTGGAATATCGCTCATCATCCAATAGCCTGGGAAAAGATGTTTAACGCTGTACCTGCTGACAATATGGGACTTGAATGGGAGCCCTGCCATCAGATGGTGCAGCTGATTGATCCGATTCCACAGCTGCGCAAATGGACAGATAAGATCTTCCATGTACACGGCAAGGATGCCACCATCGCTTGGGATATTGTAAAAGAATATGGAATCCACGGCCCAAAACCTTATGTATGGCACCGTACTCCGGGTTTTGGTGATACGAACTGGACGGATGTTATTTCCATTTTGCGTCAGGCTGGTTATAAAGGTACCATTGATATTGAAGGTTGGCATGATCCTGTCTATCGGGATGAGCTGGAAATGATGGGTCAAGTACATGCCTTGAATTATTTAAAACAATGCCGCGGGGGCAGCTTTGTGCCTAATCCGCTTTAATAAGTCAGGGGGAGAAATATGACAGCACAGTACCGTGTAGCGGTTGCAGGTTGCGGAGGAATGGCTAACGCATGGATTGAATACGCTTTATTGCGTCCAGATACTAAGATCGTTGCTCTAGTAGATATAAGGTTGGAGTCGGCTGAGGCGATGGCTGCGAAGCATGGGATTTCATGTCTGACGTTTACGGATATTAAGCAGGCAATTCAGGAGACCGCAGCAAATCTCGTCTTTGACGTTACCGTTCCCGGAAGTCATTTCAATATTTCTAGTACTGCATTGGAACTTGGGTGTAATGTGTTTAGTGAGAAACCGTTAGCTGAGACTATGGAGGAATGTAATAAGATTGTTGAGATCTCGGAACGGACTGGAAATGCTCATGCTGTGATGCAGAACCGCCGTTATGATCCTCGAATTCGTTCTTTAAGAAAAATCATAGAATCAGGAACCATCGGAAGAACAGGATTTATCGGTGCAAGCTTTTTCCTTGGGGCTCATTTCGGGGGATTCCGTGATGTTATGAAAAGTCCGCTGCTGTTGGATATGGCAATTCATACCTTCGACCAGGCCCGGTTTATTAGTGGCGCGAATCCTGTGTCCGTATACTGTCAGGAGTTTAATCCTCCCGGTTCATGGTATGAGGGGAATGCGTCGGCAGTGTGCATTTTCGAGATGTCCGACGGTTCAATATTTACCTATCAGGGATCTTGGTGTGCAGAAGGTGCATCCACGTCATGGGAAGCTTCTTGGCGGGTTAACGGGGAGAAAGGAACAGCAATCTGGGATGGTCATGAGCTGCCATATGCTGAGGTAGTTACTGCAGGAGATCAGAGCGATAAGTTCATTCGTGACGTAAAGCGTATAAATGGAGATAATGTTGAGATGAATAAAACATTCCATCACGGGTGTTTGGATGAGATGTTCTTGTCATTGGCAGAGCAACGTCCTGCAGAGACGAATTGTAGAGATAATCGGTATAGTATGGCAATGGTGTTCGGAGCGCTGGAAAGTGCTGAATCTGGCCGGAAAATCGATCTAGTGGAGTTCTGAGATTGACTTCTGTTACTACAATCGCCAGCAAGGAGATCAAAATGGATATTAGAGCTTACCGAGAATCGGATATTAGTCAAATTGTCTCATTGTTCTACGAAACAGTTCATTCCGTAAACAAACAAGACTATTCACAGGAACAGCTAGATGCTTGGGCACCTAAAGAGGAAGAGGTACTTAAGCATAATACTTGGAGAGCTTCTTTGCGTCAAAATATCACTTATGTAGCCGAAATTGATAATATTATTGTGGGCTTTTCTGATATGACAGCAGAGGGACATTTGGATCGATTATATGTTCACAAAGATTACCAAGGACTAGGTATAGCCTCTGCATTGGTGAGTAAGCTTGAATTGAAAGCGAAAGAACTGGGTCTTTATGAAATGGATGCCGAAGCAAGCATCACTGCTAAACCTTTTTTTGAACGACGGGGATACCAGCTTATTGCGAAACAAAGTGTAGAACGAAAAGGTGTTCTGTTGGTCAATTATAGGATGAGTAAAAAAATAATGTAATTCAAAAAAGCAGGTTGCTCATTAGAGCAGTCTGCTTTTTGTGATAAGAAGGATATTCAAATTCACCCATCAATCCAGTTCATTAATGCTACAGTATCAAATCGATCCCCTTGCACTAACCATTTACCGTCCACATCAAAGAGAGTCAATATACCTTCCAAAGGCACACGTTTACTTTCTTTGTCATCCTTATCCAATAAGACAAGATCCACCGTATATTTTAACTCGATAATATCTTTTTTTTGTTCGGAAAGGTTAAATTTTAGGTTTTCCGGTTTTAAAGAAAGCTTTTGTTTATCAGCGATTTTAATTGGGATAGTTGTAATTCGGCTCGCTATAGCCTTTTCAGTAAAGTATTCTGTAAAATACGGTTTCATCTCTTCATTTCGCGCAAGAATGGATTCATCAGACATTAAATCCTCAGAAGCCTTGACGGTATATTCTACATTTTTATATTTCTCTGCGGCTTTAGTGGCATCATCTACCTCTGAACTACATCCGATAATTAACGCAAGAGATAATAATATCATACTCAATATCAACGGTGATTTACGCATTAGTACACCCCCAATGTATTTGATCTTGCATTATTATACTTATATTACCATGTTGTGGTTTCATAATTTCAAGAAGAAAATGATTCAACTCCCTAAATATGGTATGGTGTAAATATGATCGTAAATTTGCGGTGATTAAACTAAAAAGTAGAATCGAAAGGATTATTAAAATGAACACATCCTTAAAATTCACACACGGGAATAAAGTCGGACTGATTGCTTGTTCAGATGGTGTGAGAGTAGAGAACCTACCTAAAGTAGAGGAATTAAAAAAAGTTTTGCATTCATTTGGACTCCATGTAGTGGTGGCTAATACTTTGTTTAGAAAAGATGGTTATTTCAGTGGAAATCCAAAGGAAAGGGCAGCGGAGCTGAATCAACTATTTAAAAATACTGAAATTAGCGCGATATTCGATATTTCAGGTGGGGATTCTGCCAACCAAATCTTAGAGTACATAGACTACGAAAGTATCCGTATGAACCCCAAACCCTTTTTTGGAATGAGTGATTTGTCAGTTATTTTGAACGCTTTATTTACGCAAAATAATTCGAAATCCTATCATTATCAGTTGATCAATTTAGTGTCTTCTGATGGGGCAGAGCAGCAGAGGGCTTTTTATCGAACATTCTTCGAGGGTCAAAACGATCTTTACGATTTCCGGTATCATTGGGTCCGTGGTAACCAGATGAGCGGGATAGTAATCGGAGGGAATATTCGCTGCTTTTTGAAGCTGGCAGGGACAAGCTATTTTCCGGATCCTTCGGACAAAATATTATTGTTGGAGAGTTTAAGTGGCAGAGCTAACAAAATAGTCTCCTTTTTTGCTCAGCTCCAGCAATTGAAATATTTTGATGCTTGTGCTGGATTGATTCTAGGGTCATTTTCAGAACTAGAGAACTTTAATGAATTTCCGATAGTAGAAGAGTATGTGAAGGAAATTAGCCATTCCACCTCCATTCCTATCATAAAGACAGCTGAGATTGGGCATGGCAGTAACAGTAAGTGTATTGTTGTGGGTGATAAAATCACTTTGTAAAAAAGGTGGAGTGTGCGATGGGCAAAATTCTTTGCTTCATATCTGATGATTTTGCGGATTTTGAGATTACCTTGGCACTACATAAGATTAGAAATGTTGGAAAAAAAGAAGTGTTATCCGTAGGATACAGTTATGAATCTGTAGTTAGCGAATCTGGTCTGACTTATCAACCTGATTTGGTCCTCAAAGAAGCAGTTAAGCTTAATGATATTGAAGGGCTAATTATTCCCGGAGGTCCGATTGTAAATCAAAAACAGGATTTAACTGATCTGATAAACCATCTTGATCGAGAAGAGAAGATGCTGGCAGCCATATGTCATGGACCACAGTATTTAGGACGAGCGGGCATTTTAGATCATTGTAAATTCACTACTTCGTGTTCAGTAGAAAGAATCAGTAAACTTAATGTAGAGGATCCATTTCCAAGAGACAATTATGTTGATAAGAGAGTAGTTAGAGATGAACATATCATTACTGCTAAAGGCCGTGCTTTTGTTGATTTTTCATTTGAAATCTTTGATTATTTAGGGATTTATCAGGATCTAGATGAAGAAAAAGAACAATTGTTTAGGGATATTATGGATAAATAGCAGTGATAGATGATAAACAGGGAGAGTTGACGTGGAAACTAATTTAAACGAAAAGAAAAATGATTATAAACCATTAGGGATATCAGGACTTGGGGGATGGTTGATTCTTGTACAAATCGGTCTTTATGGGACGATTATCATTCAGTTGATGCAGCTTTTTCAGGATTCTTTTACAGCATTTGATGCCGATATCTGGACTGCTTTTACTTCTAAAGGTTCGGATTTCTATCATCCCTTGTGGGGATTTATAATTGTTTTTGAAACCACTTTCAATATAGCTATATTAGCGTTTAGTGTATATATTCTAATTAATTTCTACAGAAAAAAAGCATTTTTACCACGGTTATTGATTATTTTCTATATTGCAATCCCTGTAGTAGGAATCATTGATGTTGTACTTCTTTATCAAATTCCTCTTGCCAGAGAACTTGGAAATGGAGATTCACTCAAAAGGATCATTAGGTCAGCGTTTACTTGTGCAATTTGGACTGCATATTTATTGAAATCAGAGCGAGTACATAATACATTTGTAAAGTAATTTAATAAAGTGATTTAAAGGAGGGGTATGATGTCAACCGATTATCTATCAAAAGAAGAATTGAAAGATGCGATTCATATTGCCTATCAGTCTCTTTATCAAGAATTTGATGGCATTGAGAACTCCCAAAGAGACAATCGTATGGAAGGGGTTGATCGAACCCCAGCAGAAATCATTGCTTATCAATTGGGCTGGTTGAATCTTGTTATGAAATGGGATAAGGATGAAAAAGCAGGGTTAACCGTTATTACACCTTCCCCGGATTATAAATGGAATCAACTTGGCGGATTATATCAATCGTTTTATCATACATATGCTGCCTACTCATTAGACGAGTTAAGATCTTTATTTCAAGAGACAGAACATCAGTGGCAGAACTGGATTGATTCTTTAAGTGATGAAGAACTTTTTACGCAAGGCGTGCGGAAATGGACAGGAAACAATCCAAGATGGCCTATGGTCAAATGGATTCATATTAATTCAGTAGCACCGTTTAAGACTTTTCGTTCTAAGATTCGCAAATGGAAAAAGCTTAATGTAACTAAGGAATTATAAATCAAGCCCCCGCCTAAGAGAAATCTCTGAAGCAGGGGCTGTTTTAGGCTGATCAATGATCAGTATGAAGGATATAAGATTAGTGGAAGAGAATGTATAGCGGTAGGTGAATAGATTAGTAAAGGACGGATTATTTTTGAAGAAAATATCTATTATTGTAAGTACATTTATATTTTTGATTGCATTAAGCTCGATTATATTTGTCGTGGTAAACAACTCTGCAAAACCCATTAAAAGTCCTGAGAACATTGAACTAAAAGAGTTGGCGAATGGAAACAAACTACTAGTGGACTTCTCGAAGAAACCCACTGTATTCGTATTTTTCACCTCATGGTGTCCATATTGTAATGACGACGCTCCTAAGATTGTCTCATTGTATGAGAAATATAAAAATAGAGTGAACATATACGGAATCAATTTGCTTTATCAAGATGATCTTTCTGATGTAAAACAATACGTGGCGAATTACAACATTAAGTATCCCGTTCTCCTAGATGAAACAGGTGATCTCCATAAACAATTTGGTGAACAAGCTTTTCCTGCGTTGTTTTTTATAAACTCTGATGGCAAGGTTATGGATCAAATTATTGGCTCGACTGATTTTGACGCAATTGAGAGCTCGTTTAAGATTTTCATTAAAAACTATGATTAAGGAGGTTGAAATGAATACGACCCATTTAGAGATTTTTGTAGCAAAAAATCAATCGGATGTGGATATATTTTGGGGACTCTTTAATAGTTACATAAATGAATTATCTCTCCATGTATCTATGGGCGATGATTTTGACCTGGGTTACTTTTATTCAGACGAGTATAGAGAGATCATTGAAGAGCTAAGAACAAGAGAAATAAATCCTTTAAATTTGTTTCTTATACATAAGGACGGTACTATGCTTGGATTTTTAATGTATGTTACTTATTTTAATGAGGGTGGAAAGTGTTTTTTAATGGAGTATTATATTGAACCTATGTATCGGAATTTAGGGTATGGTGAATTTACCTATTCAATGGTCGAAAAACATGTTTATGCAGACGGTGCAAAGTATATCGAGTTAACCCCGACTAATGATGCAAATGAAAGGTTTTGGCGCAGTGTGGGATATATGAAATCATCGGATATGGATGAGGATCATAAATATATTTATCGGAAATCTCTTTGTATCTAAACCGTAAGGAGTTAATCCCTATGATCAAAAGAAGAAAGAAACTCATAATCATCTCCGCATTTCTCTTTCATTTTTACTTCTGATGCTGATTGTAGTCTATATGATAAATCCTCAACCTGTTAATGCAATGATGGTAGACTTTTCTAGTATGGAGAAGCAAGGTGAGCATATTTATGTAGAACCAGATATTTCAGAGGTCACAACAACGATACTTTTGAACGATTTCGAACAATCGAGGGAGAGAGTTTCTGGGTTCTTCGAAGATTTACAAGACAATCCAACCCTTCTTTTTGTTCAATCTCCACACGCTCTTGAGAAGTATGCTCAGAAGAATCGAACGGGCCAGACTTATTATACTTATTGGGGAAATTACATTGTTATTGGTCCAGACGGATTTAACGCGGATGTAATCGCCCATGAATTGATGCATAGTGAGTTAAGAAAGAGGTTGAAGAATAAGGATGAGGTTCCGGTGTGGTTTGATGAAGGTTTGGCTACCTTAGTTGACTATAGATATAACAGCGATAAGTTTATAAGTTTTGACAAGATAAATGAGCTAAGTAGTAGAGATGTCTTTTATGAACCCTCACATGTAAAAGAAAATTATGAGATCGCCCATTCAGAAATTAATAGATGGTTTGGAATCGTTGGAAAGTCAGGTTTAGTAGAGCTTATTGATGGATTAAATAATGGAAAAGAGTTCAAAACAATCTATAAATCAATCGAATCCCAAAGCTAGGAGGTTGAGATGAAGAAATTCATTATTGTAATTCTAGCCATAATTGCTTTATCACCATTACATGCAGTCTCCGCGGATTGGGCCGGTTCGTTTGTTGTTTATTCAGGTGACATCTACGAAATATCAGACGATGAACTCATCCCCTCGGAAGAAATCAATAAGAAGATAGGGCATGTAACTAAATATTCCGATGAGGAAGGAACGTACAGGGGGAATTTCTCGAATATTTATCCTAAAGGTACGCCTTACTATTCGATTATCAATACCGATCCAAAAGATTTCATTGCTATTAAGACCCAAGAGGGTATCTTTGTAAAAGCTTATAACAAAGGCCATTATCCCAATGATGAATTGGTTAAAAAAACGATTTGGATGTATTTCTTATTGGGGACATCGATTATCGTCTTATTAATAATAATTTGGATAATAAAGCGGAGGAAAGGATGATCTATGACAACTAATACATCACAAAAGATAGAACAAGCCTTCAAAAAAACGATAAGCTCACGTCACATTCACGAAGGCGTCCTATACATTGAGAATACAGATGGCGACTACTCCTATAATATTGGATATGGGGAGAAGAATATAGACTCACCTTTGCTAATGGCCAGCATCACCAAGCTGTTTACCACCACCTGTATTTTGGCCCTACAAGAGCGAGGTAAACTGTCGTTGGATGACAAGGTTACACAGTATTTTGATAACGCTGTGTTAAGTGGTCTTCATGTCTTTGGTGGTAATGATTATTCGTTTGACCTGACAATATCCGATTTATTGTTTCAGGTTAGTGGCTTGCCAGATGTATTTGAAGAAGGAAAAGAGAATGACAAGCGTCGTGCGATTAAGGAGGATTATTATATTACCTTCGAGGAACAGATTGCATTAATTAAAAAATTGAAGCCTCATTTTATGCCTCGTACCAAACGAAAAGCATATTATGCGGATATAAATTTTGATTTACTAGGTGAAATCATTGAGAAGGTAGAGCAGTCAACATTAGCAGAAGTCTATAAGCGGTTCATATTTGATCCCCTGTCACTCGTAAGTACATATCTCCCTGAAGGTGACAACGATTTTGTACCGAATATCTTTTATCAAAATAAATCAATTAACCGTTCCAAATTTATTAGGAGTTGTCGTGCGAGTGGAGGATGTATCACCACAGCTCGTGAATTAATGATATTTATCAAAGCTTTCTTTGGTGGGATGCTATTTAAAAATGAGTTGTTTAAGATGCTATCGGCTTCTAATAAACTTCAATTATCGATGGGACCTATTTACTATAGCAGCGGCTATATGAGAATTCCTTTGGATGGCTTGTCCACGCTTTACATGGGGAAAGGTGAGTTACTAGGGCACTCCGGTTCAACAGGTTCGTTTGCCTTTTTTTATCCTATTAAAAATTTATTCATTGTGGGGGATCTAAACCAGATGGGTAATCCTGCACTCCCCATTAGGCTATCAATGAAACTTGCTATGATGATGAAATAAAAAATAGTGAACGCCAAGAGTTAGGATATTCACTGCTGAATTATTATACTCAGTCATCCAACCTTCATAAATCTTTAATAAAGGAGACGTACCAGTGAACAACATCAAAGTGCTTCATTATGATGCGTTTTCTCCTTATCCGAACAAAGGAAATCCAGCTGGTGTAGTATTAGATGCGGCTCATTTGAGCGAAAGTGACATGCAATCGATAGCTCATAAGGTCGGTTTTAATGAAACAGTTTTTGTAGTCTCATTGGATGTAGCTGATTTAAGGCTTAAGTATTTTACGCCAGGCCATGAGATCAATCTTTGTGGGCATGCAACTATGGCTTCTTTATTTGCTTTAAAAACAAAGGGTATCCTTGGAGAGGCAAGCTCGGTAAAGATCGAAACAAACGTGGGTGTGCTCCCCATTCAATTCAGTATGGACAACAATAATCACTTACTAATAAAAATGAAGCAAGATCATCCCGAGTTTATTGAATTTGACGGTGATAGAGCTAAGCTTGCCCATGCTTTAGGCTTAACAGTTGACGAATTTGATGAGGATATGCCGATTGTTTATGGCTGTACTGGCGCATGGACTCTATTAGTTCCAATTAAGAGTATAGATAGCTTTAATAAAATGAAACCGATAAACGAGTTGTTTCCGGAGAATTTCTCATCGCCTTTTTCGGGAACCGTTGAAGATCCAGTAACAGGTACAGCATCGGGAGTTATGGGGGCTTATTATTTAAAATATATTAATCCGCACATGGACTCAATCCAATTTGATGTAGAACAAGGACAAGAAATCGGTAGAGATGGGAAAGTAAATGTAGAAGTGTACCGACTAGATTCTGATAGAATGGATGTGTTTATTTCTGGAACTGCGGTGTTTGTGGGGGAGGTAGATTTAGGGAAATGATAAAATATACTCACTTGGAGTGTACGGAGTCTTAGTGATACCCAGTTAGAAGAGTTACATCAACTCCTTTTGTGAAGAAAATAATGCTGGGTCATTATTAGAACTTTAATGATCTATGGAATGGAGGTAACCTCATGATTGAAATTGATTGTCTGGGAGAAATCTGCCCAGTACCAGTAATGATGTTAAAAAAACATCAAAAAGCCATTCAAAATGGCGAAAAGGTGATGCTGGTTACTGATCATAGCTGTGCAAAAGTTTCCATCACGGATTACTGTCGTGGTTCAAATTTGAAATGCTCCATTCAAGAAGTCATTAATGGGGTATGGGAGATTACGATTGAGCTATAAGTTCAACATAATGTATCAATCAATGTCTTTTCTATATAACGAATTAATTGTTTCGTATCATTGTCACAACGCTGATTGTGTTTTTTTACCATGTAGACATCGTTATTTACCTGGAACTGATCAATATGAATAATCTTGAGTTGTTTACTATACAACTCTTTTTTTATGGACATATAAGGCAGAAAGGCGACACCATGTCCTCTAATTGCTGCAAGCTTTACCGCCTCAAGGGAGTCCAAATTAAACAGTATATTTAGTTTAAGCTCCCCTGCAGATATGTTGTTCAAAGCCCTTTGCACACAATGAAGCTGTGAGGACCAGATTAACGGATATTTAGGGAGCTCATTCAGTGTGATTTTATCAGGACATACGGTCGTACTGCTTGCCACTAACATAACTTGATCAGAAAACACCATATTGGAGCATAATTCAGATTTCGGGGAAGGCCCGGAAATAAAGCCAACATCACCTTCTTCAAGAAGCAAACGTTCCTCTACTAGTGACGATGCCCCTTCGTTTAGAGTGATATGGCAATTGGGAAAATGTTTTTTTACCTCATATAAGGTACAGGGCAGGGCATAATTACAGACTTCTGGAATCGCATAAATAGACAGCTCATGTTGTGTTGGCTGTAAATGATTGATTTCTGTGACCATATCATCATATAATTTACAGATTTGCTCCGCATACTTCTCCGCTATAATCCCTGCTTCTGTAAGGCTGGCCCCTTTATTACTTCTCACAAAAAGCTCAGAACCCAGGGTATTCTCCCAGGATTTCAACTGCTGACTAAGTGCGGATTGGGTGATATGAGATTTCTGAGCGGCTTTAGATATACTTTTTAACGAAGCAATATCTAAAAATAATTTAAGCGTTTCCATATTCATACTTATTCCTCCTGTTGCCCGCTGTTAGTGCACACTATAGCATACTTGATTACGCTCCATCTGTGCCATTAGTAACACTTATACAGCATAAAGAAAGCAGATAACCACAGCTCAAATAAGTATGTTACTATTTTCACATAGTCAATTACATAAAACGATGGAGGTGTTAGACTATGGGGCAAACCGTAAGTCCCGAAACGAAATCAACCCGAACCAGAGCTCCTAGAAAACCTAAAAAGAGTCAGTTGCCCATCGCGTTGCTGGTTACAGTTCTCATTATTGGGTTTG
It contains:
- a CDS encoding GNAT family N-acetyltransferase, which gives rise to MDIRAYRESDISQIVSLFYETVHSVNKQDYSQEQLDAWAPKEEEVLKHNTWRASLRQNITYVAEIDNIIVGFSDMTAEGHLDRLYVHKDYQGLGIASALVSKLELKAKELGLYEMDAEASITAKPFFERRGYQLIAKQSVERKGVLLVNYRMSKKIM
- a CDS encoding helix-turn-helix domain-containing protein, which codes for MSYPNDLKEYPQLEGNTYPFRLFFNECKHAKIGQNILFLHWHEHFEIIIMQAGSAIFHIDSKPYELHPGEVLFVPSGGLHVGYSLRDDHVRFISVVFHSSLFKDWKQDPQHEQFVAPYLENRYQLPVKPAALVPTCSTYYSLLDTIVDEVHQKGPAFQLIIKNQLHLLFVLLSRTFLPERVSGRTNERHSFNRERFKPLLEYMENHFDEKMTIESAARSVNLNPYHFCKTFKKLTGRTFIDYVNLCRVNEAERLLLETDFTVTEIAGRVGCDNPNYFTKLFKQYKGTTPSGIRK
- a CDS encoding DUF2569 domain-containing protein produces the protein METNLNEKKNDYKPLGISGLGGWLILVQIGLYGTIIIQLMQLFQDSFTAFDADIWTAFTSKGSDFYHPLWGFIIVFETTFNIAILAFSVYILINFYRKKAFLPRLLIIFYIAIPVVGIIDVVLLYQIPLARELGNGDSLKRIIRSAFTCAIWTAYLLKSERVHNTFVK
- a CDS encoding DJ-1/PfpI family protein, whose protein sequence is MGKILCFISDDFADFEITLALHKIRNVGKKEVLSVGYSYESVVSESGLTYQPDLVLKEAVKLNDIEGLIIPGGPIVNQKQDLTDLINHLDREEKMLAAICHGPQYLGRAGILDHCKFTTSCSVERISKLNVEDPFPRDNYVDKRVVRDEHIITAKGRAFVDFSFEIFDYLGIYQDLDEEKEQLFRDIMDK
- a CDS encoding GNAT family N-acetyltransferase; translation: MNTTHLEIFVAKNQSDVDIFWGLFNSYINELSLHVSMGDDFDLGYFYSDEYREIIEELRTREINPLNLFLIHKDGTMLGFLMYVTYFNEGGKCFLMEYYIEPMYRNLGYGEFTYSMVEKHVYADGAKYIELTPTNDANERFWRSVGYMKSSDMDEDHKYIYRKSLCI
- a CDS encoding S66 family peptidase; this encodes MNTSLKFTHGNKVGLIACSDGVRVENLPKVEELKKVLHSFGLHVVVANTLFRKDGYFSGNPKERAAELNQLFKNTEISAIFDISGGDSANQILEYIDYESIRMNPKPFFGMSDLSVILNALFTQNNSKSYHYQLINLVSSDGAEQQRAFYRTFFEGQNDLYDFRYHWVRGNQMSGIVIGGNIRCFLKLAGTSYFPDPSDKILLLESLSGRANKIVSFFAQLQQLKYFDACAGLILGSFSELENFNEFPIVEEYVKEISHSTSIPIIKTAEIGHGSNSKCIVVGDKITL
- a CDS encoding TlpA family protein disulfide reductase; the protein is MKKISIIVSTFIFLIALSSIIFVVVNNSAKPIKSPENIELKELANGNKLLVDFSKKPTVFVFFTSWCPYCNDDAPKIVSLYEKYKNRVNIYGINLLYQDDLSDVKQYVANYNIKYPVLLDETGDLHKQFGEQAFPALFFINSDGKVMDQIIGSTDFDAIESSFKIFIKNYD
- a CDS encoding sugar phosphate isomerase/epimerase family protein; translated protein: MKDTMRIGTLVGGGDAVRVIPQIVGHGFESFSLTFWQTTGETDLVETGKRVQELAAKHDFVISSVGIFGNPLTNTGDNSDALASWERLIDHAHVFGTDMVSGFTGRLPGVSIDESIPKFTEVFGELTKRAADRGVRIAFENCSMDGNWTSGDWNIAHHPIAWEKMFNAVPADNMGLEWEPCHQMVQLIDPIPQLRKWTDKIFHVHGKDATIAWDIVKEYGIHGPKPYVWHRTPGFGDTNWTDVISILRQAGYKGTIDIEGWHDPVYRDELEMMGQVHALNYLKQCRGGSFVPNPL
- a CDS encoding Gfo/Idh/MocA family protein, with product MTAQYRVAVAGCGGMANAWIEYALLRPDTKIVALVDIRLESAEAMAAKHGISCLTFTDIKQAIQETAANLVFDVTVPGSHFNISSTALELGCNVFSEKPLAETMEECNKIVEISERTGNAHAVMQNRRYDPRIRSLRKIIESGTIGRTGFIGASFFLGAHFGGFRDVMKSPLLLDMAIHTFDQARFISGANPVSVYCQEFNPPGSWYEGNASAVCIFEMSDGSIFTYQGSWCAEGASTSWEASWRVNGEKGTAIWDGHELPYAEVVTAGDQSDKFIRDVKRINGDNVEMNKTFHHGCLDEMFLSLAEQRPAETNCRDNRYSMAMVFGALESAESGRKIDLVEF
- a CDS encoding ClbS/DfsB family four-helix bundle protein is translated as MMSTDYLSKEELKDAIHIAYQSLYQEFDGIENSQRDNRMEGVDRTPAEIIAYQLGWLNLVMKWDKDEKAGLTVITPSPDYKWNQLGGLYQSFYHTYAAYSLDELRSLFQETEHQWQNWIDSLSDEELFTQGVRKWTGNNPRWPMVKWIHINSVAPFKTFRSKIRKWKKLNVTKEL